From Anopheles funestus chromosome 3RL, idAnoFuneDA-416_04, whole genome shotgun sequence, a single genomic window includes:
- the LOC125767255 gene encoding uncharacterized protein LOC125767255 — MDQHLKGVNNRMEAGRKRSLDSSSSSEDSDSTEEEHNTVCGAVKESCYIDEHTKNERKKRKLREFRNFLMPKNAIAALHELQGTGITEYIVTKHGTQTKAKIVINNVNTNEGTAEYASKAAATDKLDSLPVDVETEAIEYVEKEDIPIELLASFALHKLFTEWEAEGFKMPIIKMSREKSTTRAEELAPEEAENGLIRTPLRPKLIKTVADLPPNANRYHPTALFTYMRPKVLYDDLDSNNDRLHPEFTVRLQSDGHDFIGKARSKKLARKAAAIDACKQLFGVVFDESFDIDACCKVSLQIPVHTTSSRKGWGLYQDWF; from the exons ATGGACCAGCACCTAAAAGGCGTCAACAATCGGATGGAAGCAGGACGGAAGCGGTCACTGGATTCGTCCAGTAGCAGTGAGGATAGCGATAGTACAGAGGAGGAACACAACACTGTCTGTGGAGCGGTGAAAGAGTCTTGCTATATCGatgaacacacaaaaaacgaacGGAAAAAGCGGAAATTGCGTGAGTTCCGTAATTTCTTGATGCCTAAGAATGCGATTGCAGCACTACACGAACTCCAGGGTACCGGTATCACAGAGTATATCGTGACCAAGCACGGAACACAAACGAAGGCAAAAATCGTGATCAACAACGTAAA CACGAATGAAGGAACAGCAGAATACGCCtcaaaagcagcagcaacagacaAATTGGACAGTCTACCGGTTGATGTTGAAACGGAAGCAATCGAATACGTTGAAAAGGAGGATATACCGATTGAACTTCTCGCTTCGTTCGCGCTGCATAAACTGTTCACCGAATGGGAGGCCGAAGGATTCAAGATGCCGATTATTAAGATGTCGCGGGAGAAATCGACCACCCGGGCAGAGGAACTGGCACCGGAAGAGGCAGAGAATGGGTTGATCCGTACGCCGTTAAGGCCGAAGCTAATCAAAACCGTAGCGGATTTGCCACCGAACGCCAACAGATACCATCCGACCGCATTGTTTACATATATGCGCCCAAAAGTTTTGTACGATGATCTCGATTCGAACAACGATCGGCTGCATCCAGAGTTTACAGTCCGCTTGCAGTCTGACGGTCACGATTTTATCGGTAAGGCCCGTTCGAAGAAGCTGGCTCGAAAGGCAGCTGCAATTGATGCCTGCAAGCAACTATTTGGCGTAGTGTTTGACGAGAGTTTTGATATAGATGCCTGTTGTAAGGTGTCATTGCAGATACCCGTTCACACTACTAGCTCGCGAAAAGGATGGGGTTTGTACCAAGATTGGTTCTGA